In one window of Burkholderia sp. NRF60-BP8 DNA:
- a CDS encoding Na+/H+ antiporter, whose amino-acid sequence MSPVSAFKLVLLSFLAIVALECIAKRLRLPPAAALLIGGIGIAFIPGLPPINLDPELVLLVFLPPLLMDGAYFSVWEEFKRNVGGILMLAIGAVVFTTFAVGFAVHWVVPALPWAACFALGAIVSPPDAVAAKAVLERVALPRRLMVLLEGESLLNDAAGLVLFRFAVAAALTGAFSLEHAVVRFAELGLGGVVVGFVIGKLVVWFLKLLDDDYLVITVAVIAGWIAYIAGEMAEVSGVIATVTAGMIVGWHQHEVFSAAVRTRGTAFWQVIVFLLEAMVFVLIGLSLRGAIHRLGGFDQVLGTMVPPVLAVLAAVIVSRFVWIYAVEALKWPVRGLARRVEAPDWKAATIMSWAGMRGVVTLAIALSLPEALPGRDVILVASFAVILVTVLLQGTTIGPLIRLLRLPPSEARAAHHLTEPQTWAHIEAAQLAAIQPLVRDDNGNVIHPRLLEQYTYRAELTERAKNEPEYPAEIRVAHYDVVLAAIRAGRAELLRLHRSGRIHDEMLHTVERDLDLQEVSAQHARG is encoded by the coding sequence ATGTCCCCCGTCTCGGCATTCAAGCTGGTTCTGTTGTCATTCCTCGCGATCGTTGCGCTCGAATGCATCGCCAAGCGGCTGCGGCTGCCGCCCGCGGCCGCGCTGCTGATCGGCGGCATCGGCATCGCGTTCATCCCCGGTCTGCCGCCGATCAACCTCGATCCCGAGCTGGTGCTGCTGGTGTTCCTGCCGCCGCTGTTGATGGACGGTGCGTACTTCTCCGTATGGGAAGAATTCAAGCGCAACGTCGGCGGCATTCTGATGCTGGCGATCGGCGCGGTCGTGTTCACGACGTTCGCGGTCGGCTTCGCCGTGCACTGGGTGGTGCCGGCGCTGCCGTGGGCCGCGTGCTTCGCGCTCGGCGCGATCGTGTCGCCGCCCGACGCGGTCGCCGCGAAGGCCGTGCTCGAACGCGTCGCGCTGCCGCGCCGGCTGATGGTGCTGCTGGAAGGCGAGAGCCTGCTGAACGACGCGGCCGGCCTCGTGCTGTTTCGCTTCGCGGTCGCGGCCGCGCTCACCGGCGCGTTCAGCCTCGAGCACGCGGTCGTGCGCTTCGCGGAGCTCGGGCTCGGCGGCGTGGTGGTCGGCTTCGTGATCGGCAAGCTCGTCGTGTGGTTCCTGAAGCTGCTCGACGACGACTACCTCGTGATCACCGTCGCGGTGATCGCCGGATGGATCGCGTACATCGCGGGCGAAATGGCCGAGGTGTCGGGCGTGATCGCGACGGTGACGGCCGGCATGATCGTCGGCTGGCATCAGCACGAGGTGTTCTCGGCGGCCGTGCGCACGCGCGGCACCGCGTTCTGGCAGGTCATCGTGTTCCTGCTCGAGGCGATGGTGTTCGTGCTGATCGGGCTGTCGCTGCGCGGCGCGATCCATCGGCTCGGCGGCTTCGACCAGGTGCTCGGCACGATGGTGCCGCCCGTGCTCGCGGTGCTGGCGGCGGTGATCGTGTCGCGCTTCGTGTGGATCTACGCGGTCGAGGCGCTGAAGTGGCCGGTGCGCGGCCTCGCGCGGCGCGTGGAGGCGCCCGACTGGAAGGCCGCGACGATCATGAGCTGGGCCGGCATGCGCGGCGTGGTGACGCTGGCGATCGCGCTGTCGCTGCCCGAGGCGCTGCCCGGCCGCGACGTGATCCTGGTCGCGTCGTTCGCGGTGATTCTCGTCACCGTGCTGCTGCAGGGCACGACGATCGGGCCGCTGATCCGGCTGCTGCGTCTGCCGCCGAGCGAGGCGCGCGCCGCGCATCACCTGACCGAGCCGCAGACGTGGGCGCATATCGAGGCGGCGCAGCTCGCGGCGATCCAGCCGCTGGTGCGTGACGACAACGGCAACGTGATTCACCCGCGCCTGCTGGAGCAATACACGTATCGGGCCGAGCTGACCGAGCGCGCGAAGAACGAGCCCGAGTATCCGGCGGAGATCCGCGTCGCGCACTACGACGTCGTGCTGGCCGCGATCAGGGCCGGGCGGGCGGAACTGTTGCGCCTGCATCGTTCCGGGCGCATTCACGACGAAATGCTGCACACGGTCGAGCGCGACCTCGACCTGCAGGAAGTGTCCGCGCAGCACGCGCGCGGCTAG
- a CDS encoding addiction module antidote protein translates to MNKIKTRPWDSAEHLKTEDDMADYFDACLQEAGDDPAFIAHALGVIARARGMSQVARDAGLSREGLYKALSHDGNPSFGTILKVIKALGLQLHGAKAAA, encoded by the coding sequence ATGAACAAGATCAAGACGCGGCCATGGGATTCGGCCGAACACCTGAAAACCGAAGACGACATGGCCGACTACTTCGACGCATGCCTGCAGGAAGCCGGCGACGATCCGGCCTTCATCGCGCACGCGCTCGGCGTGATCGCCCGCGCACGCGGCATGTCGCAGGTCGCGCGCGATGCGGGCCTGTCGCGCGAAGGGCTGTACAAGGCGCTGTCGCACGACGGCAATCCGAGCTTCGGCACGATCCTGAAAGTCATCAAGGCGCTCGGCCTGCAATTGCACGGCGCCAAGGCTGCCGCCTGA
- a CDS encoding type II toxin-antitoxin system RelE/ParE family toxin, whose product MINSFRCKDTQLLFAGETPKRFRAIETVATRKLQMIAAAKELRDLRAPPGNRLEALQGDREGQHSIRINERWRICFEWSDDGPVQVEIVDYH is encoded by the coding sequence ATGATCAATTCGTTCCGATGCAAAGACACGCAGTTGCTTTTCGCAGGAGAAACGCCCAAGCGCTTCCGCGCGATCGAAACGGTTGCCACCCGGAAACTGCAAATGATTGCCGCAGCGAAGGAGCTGCGCGATCTGCGGGCGCCGCCCGGCAACAGGCTCGAAGCGTTGCAGGGCGATCGGGAAGGTCAGCACAGCATCCGCATCAACGAGCGATGGCGGATTTGTTTCGAATGGAGCGACGACGGCCCCGTCCAGGTCGAGATCGTCGACTATCACTGA
- a CDS encoding type II toxin-antitoxin system RelE/ParE family toxin, whose protein sequence is MPYSSPAFSIRTTDVFDTWFAGLPDRIAKRRIQARIDRLSMGNPGDWKSAGAPIVEMRIDHGPGYRVYSVRRATIWVILLCGGDKSTQQADIRAAHAMLAHLDME, encoded by the coding sequence ATGCCTTACAGTTCCCCGGCATTCAGCATCCGGACCACCGACGTCTTCGACACCTGGTTTGCCGGCCTGCCCGATCGCATCGCCAAGCGCCGCATCCAGGCGCGCATCGACCGCCTGTCGATGGGCAATCCCGGCGACTGGAAATCCGCCGGCGCGCCCATCGTGGAAATGCGCATCGACCATGGGCCCGGCTACCGCGTCTACTCCGTCAGGCGCGCGACGATATGGGTCATCCTGCTTTGCGGCGGCGATAAATCGACGCAGCAGGCCGACATACGCGCCGCGCATGCAATGCTCGCGCACCTCGACATGGAGTGA
- the andAa gene encoding anthranilate 1,2-dioxygenase system ferredoxin--NAD(+) reductase has protein sequence MSADPFVIVGAGHAARRTAEALRERDAAARIVMIGAERELPYDRPALSKDALLSDGGEQRAFIRDAAWYDAQRIELRLGARVEAIERDARRVRLDDGATLPYAKLVLATGSRVRTFGGPVDEGIVPHYVRTVADARALRAQLAPGRRVAVLGGGFIGLEVAAAARQLGCDVTVIDPAARLLQRALPEAVGAYARQLHDARGVAFQMATLPRAIRRAPGGGAVVETDRGDVPADVVVVGIGVVPNVELAQAAGLDVDNGIRVDAGCRTADAAIFAAGEVTMHFNPLLGRHVRIESWQVAENQPAVAAANLLGADERYAELPWLWSDQYDCNLQMLGLFGSERTIVVRGDPASGSFTVFGLGDDGRIVAVAAANLGRDIGASRRLIAAGAVPDPEKLADPAVNLKTFM, from the coding sequence ATGTCGGCTGATCCGTTCGTGATCGTCGGCGCCGGCCATGCGGCGCGGCGTACGGCCGAGGCGCTGCGCGAGCGCGACGCCGCGGCGCGCATCGTGATGATCGGCGCGGAGCGCGAGTTGCCGTACGACCGGCCGGCGCTGTCGAAGGATGCGTTGCTGAGCGACGGCGGCGAGCAGCGTGCGTTCATTCGCGATGCCGCGTGGTACGACGCGCAGCGCATCGAACTGCGGCTCGGCGCACGCGTCGAAGCGATCGAGCGGGATGCACGGCGCGTGCGGCTCGACGACGGTGCGACGTTGCCGTACGCGAAGCTCGTGCTCGCGACGGGCTCGCGCGTGCGGACGTTCGGCGGCCCGGTCGACGAAGGCATCGTGCCGCATTACGTGCGTACCGTGGCGGATGCGCGCGCGTTGCGTGCGCAACTTGCGCCCGGGCGCCGCGTGGCGGTGCTCGGCGGCGGCTTCATCGGCCTCGAGGTCGCGGCGGCCGCGCGCCAGCTCGGCTGCGACGTGACGGTGATCGATCCGGCCGCCCGCTTGCTGCAGCGTGCGTTGCCGGAAGCCGTCGGCGCGTATGCACGGCAATTGCATGACGCGCGCGGTGTGGCTTTCCAGATGGCGACGCTGCCGCGCGCGATCCGCCGCGCGCCGGGCGGCGGCGCCGTCGTCGAGACCGATCGCGGCGACGTGCCGGCCGACGTCGTCGTGGTCGGCATCGGTGTCGTGCCCAACGTCGAGCTGGCGCAGGCGGCCGGGCTCGACGTCGACAACGGGATACGCGTCGATGCAGGCTGCCGCACGGCCGATGCCGCGATCTTCGCGGCGGGCGAGGTGACGATGCACTTCAATCCGCTGCTCGGGCGCCACGTGCGGATCGAATCGTGGCAGGTGGCGGAAAACCAGCCGGCCGTCGCGGCCGCGAACCTGCTCGGCGCCGACGAGCGCTATGCGGAGCTGCCGTGGCTGTGGTCCGATCAGTACGACTGCAACCTGCAGATGCTCGGGCTGTTCGGCAGCGAACGCACGATCGTCGTGCGCGGCGATCCGGCGAGCGGGTCGTTCACGGTGTTCGGGCTCGGCGACGACGGCAGGATCGTCGCGGTGGCCGCGGCGAACCTCGGGCGCGACATCGGCGCATCGCGGCGGTTGATCGCGGCAGGCGCGGTGCCCGATCCGGAGAAGCTGGCCGATCCGGCGGTCAATCTGAAGACGTTCATGTAG
- a CDS encoding hybrid sensor histidine kinase/response regulator: MKESIGDSAFETVFMKESSSDNASDCLESGLSVLLVDDQPFVGEVIRRALRSEHDIDLHVCTDAHRAMAVARDVKPTVILQDLVMPEIDGLDLVRAWRADAGTARVPIIVLSAKEEPIVKREAFIAGANDYLVKLPDAMELTARIRYHSNSYLMSRQRDEALDFLSHDMRSPQTSILALLDVYRAEHGDMPAIMERIAGHARRALALADGFIHLTRAQSERRAPEVVSLNEIVLDAVDQLWEKAAGLGCRVIAHVPDTECVTMGDRMMLTRAVANLIDNGLKYGPTGMDVHCTLSGDDGAWLIGVEDAGAGIAPEQRTAATESFVQLESAHGAARSGFGLGLAFVRATAARHRGQILMRNTARGFMVALRLPAQAER, encoded by the coding sequence ATGAAAGAATCGATTGGAGATTCGGCGTTTGAAACTGTATTTATGAAAGAATCGAGCAGTGATAATGCCTCGGATTGCCTCGAATCGGGGTTATCGGTCCTCCTGGTCGACGACCAGCCGTTCGTCGGCGAGGTGATCCGTCGCGCGTTGCGCAGCGAGCACGACATCGACCTGCACGTGTGCACCGACGCACATCGGGCGATGGCGGTCGCGCGCGACGTGAAGCCGACGGTCATCCTGCAGGATCTCGTGATGCCGGAGATCGACGGCCTCGATCTCGTGCGCGCGTGGCGCGCGGACGCCGGCACCGCACGCGTGCCGATCATCGTGCTGTCCGCGAAGGAGGAGCCGATCGTCAAGCGCGAGGCGTTCATCGCCGGCGCGAACGACTATCTGGTGAAGCTGCCCGACGCGATGGAGCTGACCGCGCGCATCCGCTATCACTCGAATTCGTACCTGATGTCGCGGCAGCGCGACGAGGCGCTCGATTTCCTGTCGCACGACATGCGCTCGCCGCAGACGTCGATCCTCGCGCTGCTCGACGTCTACCGGGCCGAACACGGCGACATGCCGGCGATCATGGAGCGCATCGCCGGCCACGCGCGGCGCGCGCTCGCGCTCGCCGACGGCTTCATCCACCTGACCCGCGCGCAGTCCGAGCGCCGCGCGCCCGAGGTCGTGAGTCTCAACGAGATCGTGCTCGACGCCGTCGACCAGCTGTGGGAGAAGGCGGCCGGGCTCGGCTGCCGGGTGATCGCGCACGTGCCCGATACCGAGTGCGTGACGATGGGCGACCGCATGATGCTGACGCGCGCGGTCGCGAACCTGATCGACAACGGGCTGAAGTACGGCCCGACCGGGATGGACGTACATTGCACGCTGAGCGGCGACGACGGCGCCTGGCTGATCGGCGTCGAGGATGCCGGCGCCGGCATCGCGCCGGAACAGCGCACGGCCGCGACCGAGTCGTTCGTGCAGCTCGAATCCGCGCACGGCGCGGCGCGCAGCGGTTTCGGCCTCGGCCTCGCGTTCGTCCGCGCGACGGCGGCGCGGCATCGCGGCCAGATCCTGATGCGCAATACGGCGCGCGGCTTCATGGTCGCGCTTCGGCTGCCGGCGCAAGCGGAGCGGTGA
- a CDS encoding DUF445 domain-containing protein, protein MTPDKALELKRSKRRALWLLLAAVAVFVATILLPRGPWVDGFKAVAEAAMVGALADWFAVVALFRRVPIPFVSRHTEIIPKNKDKIADNLAVFVREKFLGPDALAAQIRQHDPAQKLGAWLGEPANTDALGGYVTKLTSFALDMTDDARIQSFVHDAFRAVIDRVDLSQSAGAILDTLTKDGRHQALLDDAIEQVVDVLDKEENREVIAGFIVEWLKTQYPKVEKIMPTQWFGENGARMLASAVSRVLEGVAADPEHELRQRFDRTVVRLTERLKHDPAFIAKGDEIKRYIRDGDAFNEYVRDLWDQLRAWLKADLARPDSALHRQAATLGGWLGARLAESPALRASLNEHVEKAVHEMAPDFADFLMRHIRDTVRNWDAGEMSRQIELNIGKDLQYIRINGTLVGGLIGLGLYLVSLAPRWAAGWLH, encoded by the coding sequence ATGACGCCAGACAAAGCCCTCGAACTGAAACGAAGCAAGCGCCGTGCGCTGTGGCTGCTGCTGGCGGCCGTCGCGGTGTTCGTCGCCACCATCCTGCTGCCGCGCGGCCCGTGGGTCGACGGTTTCAAGGCGGTGGCCGAAGCCGCGATGGTCGGCGCGCTCGCCGACTGGTTCGCGGTCGTCGCGCTGTTCCGCCGCGTGCCGATCCCGTTCGTGTCGCGCCATACCGAGATCATCCCGAAGAACAAGGACAAGATCGCCGACAACCTCGCGGTGTTCGTGCGCGAGAAATTCCTCGGGCCCGACGCGCTCGCCGCGCAGATTCGCCAGCACGATCCCGCGCAGAAGCTCGGCGCGTGGCTTGGCGAGCCGGCGAATACCGACGCGCTCGGCGGCTACGTGACGAAGCTGACGAGCTTCGCGCTCGACATGACCGACGACGCGCGGATCCAGTCGTTCGTCCACGATGCGTTCCGCGCGGTGATCGACCGGGTCGACCTGTCGCAATCGGCCGGCGCGATCCTCGACACGCTGACGAAGGACGGCCGCCACCAGGCGCTGCTCGACGACGCGATCGAACAGGTGGTCGACGTGCTCGACAAGGAAGAGAACCGCGAGGTGATCGCGGGCTTCATCGTCGAATGGCTGAAGACGCAATACCCGAAGGTCGAGAAGATCATGCCGACGCAGTGGTTCGGCGAGAACGGCGCGCGGATGCTCGCGAGCGCGGTGAGCCGCGTGCTCGAAGGCGTCGCGGCCGACCCCGAGCACGAGTTGCGGCAACGCTTCGACCGGACGGTCGTGCGGCTGACCGAGCGGCTGAAGCACGACCCCGCGTTCATCGCGAAGGGCGACGAGATCAAGCGCTATATTCGCGACGGCGATGCGTTCAACGAGTATGTGCGCGACTTGTGGGACCAGTTGCGCGCGTGGCTGAAGGCCGATCTCGCGCGCCCCGATTCGGCGCTGCACCGGCAGGCCGCGACGCTCGGCGGCTGGCTCGGCGCGCGGCTCGCCGAGAGCCCGGCGCTGCGTGCGTCGCTGAACGAGCACGTCGAGAAGGCCGTGCACGAGATGGCGCCCGATTTCGCCGATTTCCTGATGCGTCACATTCGCGACACGGTGCGCAACTGGGATGCGGGCGAGATGTCGCGGCAGATCGAGCTGAACATCGGCAAGGATCTCCAATACATCCGCATCAACGGCACGCTGGTCGGCGGGCTGATCGGGCTCGGGTTGTATCTGGTGTCGCTCGCGCCGCGCTGGGCGGCCGGCTGGCTGCATTGA
- a CDS encoding aldehyde dehydrogenase family protein: MLKETYPYYLANEAVYANTDLEVTDKFSGKVATRVALADAKAIDVAIAAAVDATKPMREMPAYQRQAVLDHCVARFRERFDELAEALCIEAGKPINDSKGEVTRLIDTFRVASEESVRIDGEIVNLEISARAQGYTGYTKRVPIGPCSFISPFNFPLNLAAHKVAPALAAGCPFVLKPASRTPIGALIIGEVLAETDLPKGAFSVLPAHRDGADLFTTDERFKLLSFTGSPAVGWALKEKAGKKKVVLELGGNAAAIVDADQRERLDYVVERLAFGAYYQSGQSCIGVQRILVHADLYDALREKLIAKTRSLKMGDPKDPSTFVGPMISESESRRLSGWMDAAVAAGAKIVAGGKVDGAMFEATLLENVGREQDLYRKEAFGPVAILEKFDRFDDALARVNDSDFGLQAGVFTDSLTHAQRAWDELEVGGVVINDVPSFRVDNMPYGGVKDSGLGREGVRYAIEDMTEPRLMVVRRR, translated from the coding sequence ATGTTGAAGGAAACCTATCCGTACTACCTTGCCAACGAAGCCGTCTACGCGAACACCGATCTGGAGGTGACCGACAAGTTCAGCGGCAAGGTCGCCACGCGCGTCGCGCTGGCCGACGCGAAGGCGATCGATGTGGCGATCGCCGCGGCAGTCGACGCCACGAAGCCGATGCGCGAGATGCCCGCCTACCAGCGGCAGGCCGTGCTCGATCATTGCGTCGCGCGGTTTCGCGAACGTTTCGACGAGCTGGCCGAGGCGCTGTGCATCGAGGCCGGCAAGCCGATCAACGACTCGAAGGGCGAAGTCACGCGGCTGATCGATACGTTCCGCGTCGCGTCCGAGGAATCGGTGCGCATCGACGGCGAGATCGTCAACCTCGAGATTTCCGCGCGTGCGCAGGGCTATACGGGCTACACGAAGCGCGTGCCGATCGGCCCGTGCTCGTTCATCTCGCCGTTCAACTTCCCGTTGAACCTCGCCGCGCACAAGGTCGCGCCCGCGCTCGCGGCCGGCTGTCCGTTCGTGCTGAAGCCGGCGAGCCGCACGCCGATCGGCGCGCTGATCATCGGCGAGGTGCTCGCGGAAACCGACCTGCCGAAGGGCGCGTTCTCGGTGCTGCCCGCGCATCGCGACGGCGCCGACCTGTTCACGACCGACGAGCGCTTCAAGCTGCTGTCGTTCACCGGTTCGCCTGCCGTCGGCTGGGCGCTGAAGGAGAAGGCCGGCAAGAAGAAAGTCGTGCTGGAGCTCGGCGGCAACGCGGCCGCGATCGTCGATGCCGACCAGCGCGAGCGGCTCGACTACGTGGTCGAGCGGCTCGCGTTCGGCGCGTACTACCAGTCGGGCCAGAGCTGCATCGGCGTGCAGCGGATCCTCGTGCATGCCGACCTTTACGACGCGTTGCGCGAGAAGCTGATCGCGAAGACGCGTTCGCTGAAGATGGGCGATCCGAAGGATCCGTCGACGTTCGTCGGCCCGATGATCTCCGAATCCGAGTCGCGCCGGCTGTCGGGCTGGATGGACGCGGCCGTCGCGGCGGGGGCGAAGATCGTCGCGGGCGGCAAGGTCGACGGCGCGATGTTCGAGGCGACGCTGCTGGAAAACGTCGGGCGCGAGCAGGACCTGTACCGGAAGGAGGCGTTCGGCCCGGTCGCGATCCTCGAGAAGTTCGACCGCTTCGACGACGCGCTGGCACGCGTGAACGACAGCGACTTCGGGCTGCAGGCCGGCGTGTTCACCGATTCGCTCACGCATGCGCAGCGCGCGTGGGACGAACTGGAGGTCGGCGGCGTCGTGATCAACGACGTGCCGTCGTTCCGCGTCGACAACATGCCGTACGGCGGCGTGAAGGATTCGGGCCTCGGCCGCGAAGGCGTTCGCTACGCGATCGAGGACATGACCGAGCCGCGGCTCATGGTGGTGCGGCGTCGGTGA
- a CDS encoding HigA family addiction module antitoxin gives MLKNGMRPIHPGEILREEFLVPLELSVNALALALNVPATRLHEIVKERRGITADTAYRLGRYFDTSPEFWLNLQATYDLKTLPTRNEIDRKVEPRERTHA, from the coding sequence ATGCTCAAGAACGGAATGCGCCCGATTCATCCGGGCGAAATCCTTCGGGAAGAATTCCTCGTTCCGCTGGAATTGAGCGTCAACGCGCTGGCGCTCGCGTTGAACGTGCCGGCAACGCGGTTGCACGAAATCGTCAAGGAACGGCGCGGAATCACGGCCGATACGGCCTATCGGCTCGGGCGCTACTTCGATACGTCGCCGGAATTCTGGCTGAATCTGCAAGCCACGTACGATCTCAAGACGCTTCCGACGCGCAACGAGATCGACCGCAAGGTCGAACCGCGCGAACGCACGCACGCGTAG
- a CDS encoding acetolactate synthase large subunit, producing MKASDLFVKALEAEGVEYVFGIPGEENLDLLESLRRSKIKLVLTRHEQAAGFMAATYGRLTGRTGVCLATLGPGATNFVTAAAYAQLGGMPMLMITGQKPIKSSKQGHFQIVDVVDMMQPLTKFTRQIVSIGNIPSAVREAFRRAEEERPGAAHLELPEDIAHEEGDGKPIPRSYSRRPVAEEKAVAHAVDAIQAARHPLLMIGAGGNRKTTCKMLLEFVDKTGIPFFTTQMGKGVIDETHPLWLGNATLSDGDFVHRAIEHADCIINVGHDVIEKPPFFMRTDDKTVIHVNFLGAQVDPVYFPQIEVVGDIANAVWQMKEAVRPQPHWDFERFAMIKTHFDAHLEKGQHDPRFPMYPVRIVNDLYNALPLDGIVCLDNGMYKIWFARYWRAHEPNSLLLDNALASMGAGLPSAIATKIVHPQRKVIAVCGDGGFMMNSQELETAVRLKLDIVVMILRDDAFGMIRWKQENMNFPDFAMTLKNPDFVSYAQSYGAHGHRVESADDLEPLLRECFSSPGVHVIDVPIDYSDNERVLNREIKRLSAQL from the coding sequence ATGAAAGCATCGGATCTGTTCGTGAAGGCGCTGGAAGCCGAAGGCGTCGAGTACGTGTTCGGCATTCCAGGCGAAGAAAACCTCGATCTGCTCGAATCGCTGAGGCGATCGAAGATCAAGCTCGTGCTGACCCGGCACGAGCAGGCGGCCGGGTTCATGGCCGCCACCTACGGCCGCCTCACGGGCCGCACTGGCGTGTGTCTCGCGACGCTCGGGCCGGGCGCGACGAACTTCGTGACGGCCGCCGCGTATGCGCAACTCGGCGGGATGCCGATGCTGATGATCACCGGGCAGAAGCCGATCAAGTCCAGCAAGCAGGGCCATTTCCAGATCGTCGACGTGGTCGATATGATGCAGCCGCTCACGAAGTTCACGCGGCAAATCGTATCGATCGGCAACATCCCGTCGGCCGTGCGCGAAGCGTTCCGCCGCGCGGAGGAAGAGCGCCCGGGTGCCGCGCACCTCGAGCTGCCCGAAGACATCGCGCACGAAGAGGGCGACGGCAAGCCGATTCCGCGCAGCTACAGCCGGCGGCCGGTGGCGGAGGAGAAGGCGGTCGCGCACGCGGTCGACGCGATCCAGGCCGCGCGCCATCCGCTGCTGATGATCGGCGCGGGCGGCAACCGCAAGACCACCTGCAAGATGCTGCTCGAATTCGTCGACAAGACGGGCATCCCGTTCTTCACGACGCAGATGGGCAAGGGCGTGATCGACGAGACGCATCCGCTGTGGCTCGGCAACGCGACGCTGTCCGACGGCGACTTCGTGCATCGCGCGATCGAGCATGCGGATTGCATCATCAACGTCGGCCACGACGTGATCGAGAAACCGCCGTTCTTCATGCGCACCGACGACAAGACCGTGATCCACGTGAACTTCCTCGGCGCGCAGGTCGACCCCGTCTATTTTCCGCAGATCGAGGTGGTCGGCGACATCGCGAACGCGGTGTGGCAGATGAAGGAAGCGGTGAGGCCGCAGCCGCATTGGGATTTCGAGCGCTTCGCGATGATCAAGACGCATTTCGACGCGCATCTGGAAAAGGGCCAGCACGACCCGCGGTTCCCGATGTATCCGGTGCGGATCGTGAACGACCTGTACAACGCGCTGCCGCTCGACGGCATCGTCTGCCTCGACAACGGGATGTACAAGATCTGGTTCGCGCGCTACTGGCGTGCGCACGAACCGAATTCGCTGCTGCTCGACAACGCGCTCGCGTCGATGGGCGCGGGCCTGCCGTCGGCGATCGCGACGAAGATCGTGCATCCGCAGCGCAAGGTGATCGCCGTGTGCGGCGACGGCGGCTTCATGATGAATTCTCAGGAGCTCGAAACGGCCGTGCGGTTGAAGCTCGACATCGTCGTGATGATTCTGCGCGACGATGCGTTCGGGATGATCCGCTGGAAGCAGGAGAACATGAATTTCCCCGATTTCGCGATGACGCTGAAGAATCCCGACTTCGTGTCGTACGCGCAGAGCTACGGCGCGCACGGGCATCGCGTCGAGTCGGCCGACGATCTCGAGCCGTTGCTGCGCGAGTGCTTCTCGTCGCCGGGCGTGCACGTGATCGACGTGCCGATCGACTACTCCGACAACGAGCGCGTGCTGAACCGCGAGATCAAGCGCCTCTCGGCGCAACTCTGA